The sequence below is a genomic window from Prosthecobacter dejongeii.
CTCGTCTTAACTCCTCGTCTTGCTGTGAAAAAGTGCTGGCGCACTCGCAACACTGCATTATGTTCCGCTTCGCTAGTTCTCAGATGGTGGTCGTAGCTCAATGGTAGAGCCCCAGATTGTGATTCTGGTTGTTGCGGGTTCGAGCCCCGTCGATCACCCCATCTTGCTGTTCACGTTGACAGCCTCATTTTTTGCTGAAACTAGCCGCTTCACTCACTGCGATTGATCATGGAAGCTCTCGAATCTGCCCTCGGTTACACCTTTCGTGATCCTCAGCTCCTAACCATGGCCCTCACCCACGGCAGCGTGGGCTACGAGGCCCAGCGCACGCAGGCAGACAATCAACGCCTGGAATTTCTCGGCGATGCTGTACTGCAACTGACACTCTCAGAGCTCCTCTATCAAAGACTGCCTCAAGCCGATGAGGGTGCCCTGACGAAATTGCGCGCCCAAGTCGTTTCTGCCAAAGCCCTCGCTGCCATGGCCAAGCGGCTCCATCTAGGGCGCTTCCTCATCATGGGCCGAGGTGAAGAGTCGAACGGTGGACGCCAACGTGAAAGCAGCCTGGCAGATGCCATGGAAGCCGTGACTGGGGCTCTCTATTTAGACGGTGGGCTGCTAGCCGTGCAGTCATTCATCAAGCGGCTGTTTCAGTCTGAGCTGGAAGCTCTCCTGCTCAACCCCTGCGATCAGAATCCCAAAGGTCAGCTCCAAGAGCTCATCCAGGCCGTGGGCCCCACACCACCTCACTACCGCATCCTTCAAGAAAGTGGACCGGATCATGACAAATTCTTTCAGGCCAGTGTGCTCTGGATGGGGGGTGTTCTCGGCACCGGCACCGGACGCAGCAAAAAAGAAGCCGAGGTGGCTGCTGCCCGCGCGGCCTTGGCGACTGCCAGTTTAAAAGAGCAGCTGAAGTCTTTAGGAGATCTTAATTATAAAGCCACTAGAATTCCCATCACAGATTGTGAGCAAACTGGGCACAACTGCCCCCAACCGTGAGAGCAACACTCATAAGTGAGACTTGTTGATGAGGATGCACAAGCTGTGCCCAATTTTGTGCCCAACACTTTGGCCTGTGGAACGCCCCTCTGAATGTGGAGGAACAGGCTTATTGCACTTATCCCCAGCCTATACGGATAAGGAGATTTAACGAAGCTTACCTTATTCAATCACAGAGACTGGGCATAAGAGGCATAACTCTCTCCAGCACGACCTTTGCTTGCACTAGGATTGACGCTGCCCATCTTAAGCTTCCTATGTCCAGCAGCCTCGGCACTCTCTTTCGCATCAGCACCTGGGGTGAATCCCATGGCCCCGGCGTTGGGGTCGTCATTGATGGTTGCCCACCCCGCATCCCGTTGTCGGTGGAAGACATTCAGTTGGAGTTGGATCGCCGCCGCCCTGGCCAGAGCAAGATCGTCACGCCCCGCAAGGAAGACGATAAGGCTGAGATCCTTTCGGGTGTGCTGGATGGAGTGACTCTGGGCACGCCTATTGGGATCTTCGTTCGGAATACCGATCAGCGCCCCTCAGCCTACACGGAAATGGCCCAGGCCTATCGCCCCAGCCATGCGGACTACACGTATGATGCAAAGTATGGCATCCGTGCCGTTTCGGGTGGAGGCCGCTCCAGCGCTCGCGAGACCATCGGCCGTGTGGCAGCAGGGGCCATCGCCCGCAAGGTCCTCCAGCAGTCTTTAAACGGCTACGAATGCCTAGCTTACGTGAAGAGCATCCAGCATCTGGAGGCGAAAGTGCCAGAGAACCTGACTTCTGAGCTCATTGAGTCCAACATCGTCCGCACTTGTGACCCAGAAGCGGCGGAGAGAATGATCGAGCTCATCGAAAACGTGCGCAGTCAGGGCAACAGCGTGGGCGGTGTGGTGGAGTGCGTGGTGCGCGGTGTGCCGCCAGGCCTGGGAGAACCTGTTTTTGATAAGCTGGAAGCAGACCTGGCCAAGGCCATGATGAGCCTGCCAGCGACCAAGGGTTTTGAAATAGGCAGTGGTTTTGCGGGCACGCTGATGACGGGGCTAGAGCACAATGACGAATTCTATATGGATGGCAGCCAGGTGCGCACCCGCAGCAATCGCAGCGGTGGCATCCAGGGTGGCATCAGCAATGGTGAGGAGATCGTCTTCCGTGTGGCCTTCAAACCCACGGCCACCGTGCTGCGTGAGCAGAAGACGGTAACGAATACTGGCGAGGAAACCACCCTCTCGGCCCGGGGTCGTCATGATGCCTGTGTCTTGCCTCGGGCGGTGCCGATGGTGGAGGCCATGGTGCATTTGATCATCGCAGACCATTGGCTGCGTCAGCGCGCCCAGAATGGCTAAAAGAAAGCGGCTCACGGGAAATCCCATGAGCCGCTGAGAATGAAGAGATCTAAATGGATCTCTTGAGGTCTATTCCTTGAACTTGCCTTCCTTCGCTAGTTTGGCGCGGAATTTGGAGACTTTGGGACTGACGACGGCGCGGCAATACCCCTGGCTCGGATTGTTAGCGAAATAATCCTGGTGGTAGTCCTCCGCGACGTAAAATTTCTTCAATGGCACGATCTCGGTCACGATGGGCTGGTCCCAATCTTTCTGGGCGGCCTTCATGGATTCTTGGGCGATCTTTTTCTGCTCCTCATTCAGGTAGTAGATACCTGAGCGATACTGGTCACCCACGTCGTTGCCCTGGCGGTTCAGCGTGGTCGGGTCATGGGCGATCCAGAAGTAGTCCACGATTTCCTTGTAGCTGATGACGGTGGGGTCGAACTCGATCTGGATGACTTCGTTGTGCTGGGTATCACCGGCGCACACTTCTTTGTAAGTGGGGTTTTCTGTGATGCCGTTGCAGTAACCGCTGACCACGGTCTTCACGCCCTTCAGCATTTCGTATTGGGCCTCGGTGCACCAAAAGCAACCACCCCCAAGAACGGCGAGTTCGGTTTTTCCTGCTGGGGTGGCAGGAGCAGGATCTGCGGCGATGGCAGGAGTGAGCGCAGTGGACATGGCGGCAAGTAGAGAGAGGAAGGTTTTCATGGTCGCTAAGAAAGGAAAGTCTGGCGACTACTCATTGCGTTACGATGGTCGTCAAACTTTCAGATGTGTGTGCTTTCGTCAGTTGGGAGGGGGGAAGGGGAGCTTTATTCCAGAGTAAGGCAAGCCTCGACATCCGTCCTATGAGTTCATACGCTTGGTGGAAAACCCTTCTGCGATATGAAAGCATTTCTTTTTGCCCTGCTGGCCACCGTTTCTGCCCATGCTATCACCACGGAACCTCCCAACATCGTTCTGGTGATGGCAGATGATCAGGGGTGGGGTGACATGGCTTACAACGGCCATCCCCAACTGAAGACACCAAACTTTGATGCCATGGCGAAAGAGGGCATCCGTTTTGACAACTTCCATGCAGCGGCGCCGGTGTGTTCGCCCACCCGTGGCAGTGTGATGACGGGGCGCACCCCAAATCGTTTTGGCTGTTTTTCCTGGGGTCACACCCTGAGGCCGCAGGAGATCACCCTGCCGGAGGTATTGAAGTCAGCGGGCTATGTGACGGGACACTATGGCAAGTGGCATCTGGGTGGGGTGCAGAAGGCGAGTCCTGTGAGCCCTGGTGCGAGTGGGTTTGATCACTGGATCTCGGCTCCCAACTTCTTCGATCTGGATCCGGTGCTAAGCGATGAAGGGACGGCGAAGCAATTCAAGGGTGACAGCTCGGATGTCACTGCTGAGCTTGCCATTCAGTTCATCCGGGAACAGTCTAACCAAAAGCAGCGTTTCTTGGCCGTGGTGTGGTTTGGTTCGCCGCACAATCCTCATCAGGCCTTGGAGGCAGATCGCGCCCTGTATGCGGATCAGCCGAAAAAGGTGCAGGACTTTTATGGCGAGATCACCGCGATGGATCGCGCCTTTGGTCGCATTCGCCAGGAACTGAAGACGCTGGACCTGGATGAGAATACCGTGCTCTGGTATTGCAGTGACAATGGGGCGCTGCCCAAGATCGGCTCCAGCGGTGGTCGCCGTGGCAACAAAGGGCAAGTTTATGAAGGGGGCCTGCTGGTGCCGGCGCTGCTAGAGTGGCCAGCCCTGTTTAAGGAGCCCAAGGTCATCACGGCCCCTTGCACGACCAGCGACATCTTCCCGACCGTTCTTGCCATGGCTAAGGTGGAGCCGGAGAAGTTGTATCCGCTGGATGGTGTGAATTTGCTACCTCTACTGGAAGGCACGGAGAAAAAGCGCAGCCAGGCCATCGGTTTCTGGGATTCCAAAATCAAAGGCAAGGCAACGCCGTCAGAGAAATGGATGAAGGATTTGTTAGACTCTCAAGCCAAAGGGGAAGAGCCAAACGATCCTGAACGATTGGCAGCAGATGCCGGGGTGATTAGTGGAACTGTTCCTTTGAACAAGTTTCCAGGTCATTCCGCATGGCTGGATGGAAACTGGAAATTGCACCGCATCGAGGACGACAAAGGCGAAGTGGACTGGGAACTCTATGATCTGAGTGCGGACTCTGATGAAAGTCGGGTTCTCTTTGCCGAACAACCTGAGCGTGTGCCGCAG
It includes:
- the rnc gene encoding ribonuclease III encodes the protein MEALESALGYTFRDPQLLTMALTHGSVGYEAQRTQADNQRLEFLGDAVLQLTLSELLYQRLPQADEGALTKLRAQVVSAKALAAMAKRLHLGRFLIMGRGEESNGGRQRESSLADAMEAVTGALYLDGGLLAVQSFIKRLFQSELEALLLNPCDQNPKGQLQELIQAVGPTPPHYRILQESGPDHDKFFQASVLWMGGVLGTGTGRSKKEAEVAAARAALATASLKEQLKSLGDLNYKATRIPITDCEQTGHNCPQP
- the aroC gene encoding chorismate synthase — translated: MSSSLGTLFRISTWGESHGPGVGVVIDGCPPRIPLSVEDIQLELDRRRPGQSKIVTPRKEDDKAEILSGVLDGVTLGTPIGIFVRNTDQRPSAYTEMAQAYRPSHADYTYDAKYGIRAVSGGGRSSARETIGRVAAGAIARKVLQQSLNGYECLAYVKSIQHLEAKVPENLTSELIESNIVRTCDPEAAERMIELIENVRSQGNSVGGVVECVVRGVPPGLGEPVFDKLEADLAKAMMSLPATKGFEIGSGFAGTLMTGLEHNDEFYMDGSQVRTRSNRSGGIQGGISNGEEIVFRVAFKPTATVLREQKTVTNTGEETTLSARGRHDACVLPRAVPMVEAMVHLIIADHWLRQRAQNG
- the msrA gene encoding peptide-methionine (S)-S-oxide reductase MsrA is translated as MKTFLSLLAAMSTALTPAIAADPAPATPAGKTELAVLGGGCFWCTEAQYEMLKGVKTVVSGYCNGITENPTYKEVCAGDTQHNEVIQIEFDPTVISYKEIVDYFWIAHDPTTLNRQGNDVGDQYRSGIYYLNEEQKKIAQESMKAAQKDWDQPIVTEIVPLKKFYVAEDYHQDYFANNPSQGYCRAVVSPKVSKFRAKLAKEGKFKE
- a CDS encoding sulfatase family protein; protein product: MKAFLFALLATVSAHAITTEPPNIVLVMADDQGWGDMAYNGHPQLKTPNFDAMAKEGIRFDNFHAAAPVCSPTRGSVMTGRTPNRFGCFSWGHTLRPQEITLPEVLKSAGYVTGHYGKWHLGGVQKASPVSPGASGFDHWISAPNFFDLDPVLSDEGTAKQFKGDSSDVTAELAIQFIREQSNQKQRFLAVVWFGSPHNPHQALEADRALYADQPKKVQDFYGEITAMDRAFGRIRQELKTLDLDENTVLWYCSDNGALPKIGSSGGRRGNKGQVYEGGLLVPALLEWPALFKEPKVITAPCTTSDIFPTVLAMAKVEPEKLYPLDGVNLLPLLEGTEKKRSQAIGFWDSKIKGKATPSEKWMKDLLDSQAKGEEPNDPERLAADAGVISGTVPLNKFPGHSAWLDGNWKLHRIEDDKGEVDWELYDLSADSDESRVLFAEQPERVPQMQEALQDWLQSVAKSLNGEDYVK